A portion of the Lolium rigidum isolate FL_2022 chromosome 1, APGP_CSIRO_Lrig_0.1, whole genome shotgun sequence genome contains these proteins:
- the LOC124673724 gene encoding nitrate reductase [NADH]-like — translation MAASVEPRQFGRLEPVSPPVRGASSGIRRRADSPVRGCGFPALISPPRKARVYDDASDDDEEEQEDWRELYGSQLQFEVEPSVRDLRDEGTADAWIERNPSLIRLTGKHPLNCEPPLARLMHHGFITPAPLHYVRNHGAVPRGDWSTWTVEVTGLVKRPARFTMDELATEFPALEVAATLVCAGNRRKEQNMVQQTVGFNWGAAGVSTSVWRGVRLRDLLRRCGMMGVKGQALNVCFEGAEDLPGGGGSKYGTSITREWALDPSRDIMLAYMQNGEPLLPDHGFPVRAIIPGCIGGRMVKWVKRIIVTAAESDNYYHFKDNRVLPSHVDAELANAEAWWYKPEHIINELNTNSVITTPGHDEILPINAFTTQRAYTMKGYAYSGGGKKITRVEVTLDGGETWLVCTLDIPEKPTKYGRYWCWCFWSVEIEVLDLLGAKEVAVRAWDQTHNTQPEKLIWNLMGMMNNCWFKVKVNVCRPHKGEIGLVFEHPTQPGNQTGGWMARQKHLETAEAAAPGLKRSTSTPFLQAALDKQFTMSEVRKHGSKDSAWIVVHGHVYDCTAFLKDHPGGADSILINAGSDCTEEFDAIHSDKAKALLDTYRIGELITTGTGYNSDNSVHGGSNLSHLAPIREATKALAAPIALSSPREKVPCRLIDKKELSHDVRLFRFALPSSDQVLGLSVGKHIFVCATIEGKLCMRAYTPTSMVDEIGHFELLIKVYFKDEHPKFPNGGLMTQHLESLQIGSYIDVKGPLGHVEYTGRGNFVINGKQRHARRLAMICGGSGITPMYQVIQAVLRDQPEDETEMHLVYANRTEDDILLRDELDRWAAEYPDRLKVWYVIDQVKRPEDGWKFSVGFVTEDILRAHVPEGGDDTLALACGPPPMIKFAISPNLEKMKYDMANSFISF, via the exons ATGGCCGCTTCTGTCGAGCCACGGCAGTTCGGCCGCCTCGAGCCGGTCTCCCCGCCGGTGCGCGGCGCCTCGAGCGGCATCCGCCGCCGCGCCGACTCCCCCGTGCGCGGGTGCGGCTTCCCCGCTCTGATATCGCCGCCGCGGAAGGCCCGCGTCTACGACGACGcgtcggacgacgacgaggaggagcaggaggactgGCGGGAGCTGTACGGGTCGCAGCTGCAGTTCGAGGTGGAGCCGTCGGTGCGCGACTTGCGCGACGAGGGCACGGCGGACGCGTGGATCGAGCGCAACCCGTCGCTGATCCGCCTCACGGGGAAGCACCCGCTCAACTGCGAGCCGCCGCTGGCGCGGCTGATGCACCACGGCTTCATCACCCCGGCGCCGCTGCACTACGTGCGCAACCACGGCGCGGTGCCGCGCGGCGACTGGTCGACGTGGACCGTGGAGGTGACGGGCCTGGTGAAGCGGCCGGCGCGGTTCACCATGGACGAGCTGGCGACCGAGTTCCCGGCCCTGGAGGTGGCCGCCACGCTGGTGTGCGCGGGGAACCGGCGCAAGGAGCAGAACATGGTGCAGCAGACGGTGGGGTTCAACTGGGGCGCCGCGGGGGTGTCCACCTCCGTGTGGCGCGGCGTGCGGCTCCGGGACCTGCTGCGGCGGTGCGGCATGATGGGCGTCAAGGGGCAGGCCCTGAACGTGTGCTTCGAGGGCGCCGAGGacctccccggcggcggcggctccaagTACGGCACCAGCATCACGCGCGAGTGGGCGCTGGACCCGTCGCGGGACATCATGCTCGCCTACATGCAGAACGGCGAGCCGCTGCTGCCGGACCACGGCTTCCCCGTGCGCGCCATCATCCCCGGATGCATCGGCGGCCGCATGGTCAAGTGGGTGAAGCGCATCATCGTCACCGCCGCCGAGTCAGACAACTACTACCATTTCAAGGACAACCGCGTGCTGCCCTCGCACGTCGACGCCGAGCTCGCCAACGCAGAAG CGTGGTGGTACAAGCCGGAGCACATCATCAACGAGCTCAACACCAACTCGGTGATCACCACGCCGGGGCACGACGAGATCCTGCCCATCAACGCCTTCACCACGCAACGCGCCTACACCATGAAGGGATACGCCTACTCCG GTGGTGGCAAGAAGATCACAAGAGTGGAGGTGACGCTGGACGGCGGCGAGACATGGCTGGTGTGCACGCTGGACATCCCGGAGAAGCCCACCAAGTACGGCCGGTACTGGTGCTGGTGCTTCTGGTCCGTCGAGATCGAGGTCCTCGACCTCCTCGGCGCCAAGGAGGTCGCCGTGCGCGCCTGGGACCAGACGCACAACACCCAGCCCGAGAAGCTCATATGGAATCTCATG GGGATGATGAACAACTGCTGGTTCAAGGTGAAGGTGAACGTGTGCCGGCCACACAAGGGGGAGATCGGTCTCGTCTTCGAGCACCCGACACAGCCAGGTAACCAGACGGGCGGCTGGATGGCACGGCAGAAGCACCTGGAGACGGCCGAGGCCGCCGCGCCGGGGCTCAAGCGCAGCACCTCCACGCCCTTCCTGCAAGCCGCTCTCGACAAGCAGTTCACCATGTCCGAGGTGCGCAAGCACGGGTCGAAGGACTCGGCATGGATCGTCGTCCACGGCCACGTCTACGACTGCACCGCCTTCCTCAAGGACCACCCAGGCGGCGCCGACAGCATCCTCATCAACGCCGGCTCCGACTGCACGGAGGAGTTCGACGCCATCCACTCCGACAAGGCCAAGGCGCTCCTCGACACGTACCGCATCGGCGAGCTCATCACCACCGGCACCGGCTACAACTCCGACAACTCCGTCCATGGCGGCTCCAACCTCTCCCACCTCGCCCCCATCCGCGAGGCCACAAAGGCCCTGGCCGCACCCATCGCGTTGTCCAGCCCGCGCGAGAAGGTCCCATGCCGCCTCATCGACAAGAAGGAGCTCTCCCACGACGTCCGCCTCTTCCGCTTCGCGCTGCCCTCCTCCGACCAAGTGCTCGGCCTGTCAGTCGGCAAGCACATCTTTGTGTGCGCGACCATCGAGGGGAAGCTATGCATGCGCGCCTACACGCCCACGAGCATGGTGGATGAGATCGGTCACTTCGAGCTCCTCATCAAGGTCTACTTCAAGGACGAGCACCCCAAGTTCCCCAACGGCGGCCTCATGACCCAACACCTGGAGTCGCTTCAAATCGGCTCCTACATCGACGTCAAGGGCCCTCTCGGACACGTGGAGTACACCGGCCGCGGCAACTTCGTGATCAACGGCAAGCAGCGGCATGCACGGCGTCTAGCGATGATCTGTGGCGGGAGCGGGATCACGCCCATGTACCAGGTGATCCAGGCCGTGTTGCGCGACCAGCCAGAGGATGAGACAGAGATGCACCTTGTGTACGCCAACCGGACGGAGGATGACATACTGCTCCGCGACGAGCTGGACCGGTGGGCGGCGGAGTACCCGGACAGGCTCAAGGTGTGGTATGTCATCGACCAGGTGAAGAGGCCGGAGGATGGCTGGAAGTTCAGCGTCGGGTTCGTGACCGAGGACATTCTGCGGGCGCACGTGCCGGAGGGCGGCGATGACACGCTCGCGCTCGCCTGCGGGCCGCCGCCCATGATCAAGTTCGCCATATCGCCCAACCTGGAGAAGATGAAGTACGACATGGCCAATTCTTTCATCTCATTCTAA